In Porites lutea chromosome 7, jaPorLute2.1, whole genome shotgun sequence, a single window of DNA contains:
- the LOC140943415 gene encoding acetylgalactosaminyl-O-glycosyl-glycoprotein beta-1,3-N-acetylglucosaminyltransferase-like — MFSWSKKLIVVFSLFIAADILYTLSSLLSGTSSYSTKLLQELSTKEKNSFLWTRNRKQLVQEDEQLIILIPSAPIQNSRRLAIRQTWLSLLVNTSLALGRSNIRRMKNRSNLSSTMVIHYWFVCGRDTKRDVETAVENEIAVYGDILRLDYNETYSLLVFKTLSSLWLASTMNVHFIVKVDDDVYLHVPKMISWLKTSSLPEKLYAGAVQEGIKLNVIRDPRHKWFVSEQIFNNSWFPSYCNGPYYILSKSALLDLLKASSNEGLTPFPLEDAYIGILANRVGIRPLQLNGKHVLIKGARVAIRLTDDKLNQFFALGHGLSIERMVEFHKRFTNLTFT; from the coding sequence ATGTTCTCTTGGTCAAAGAAACTCATCGTGGTATTCTCTTTGTTCATTGCTGCGGACATCCTCTATACGTTAAGCTCGCTTCTCAGCGGCACATCGTCATATTCTACGAAGCTACTTCAAGAACTttcaacgaaagaaaaaaattcgtttctGTGGacaagaaatagaaaacaactCGTCCAAGAGGACGAGCAACTAATAATATTGATTCCAAGCGCGCCTATTCAAAATAGCAGAAGATTAGCCATACGACAGACATGGCTTTCGCTCTTGGTAAACACCTCTCTTGCACTAGGACGATCAAACATACGAAGAATGAAAAACCGTTCCAATTTATCTAGTACTATGGTGATTCACTATTGGTTTGTTTGCGGGCGTGACACAAAAAGGGACGTGGAAACCGCCGTGGAGAATGAGATCGCTGTTTACGGAGACATCTTGAGACTGGACTACAACGAAACCTATTCACTGCTTGTTTTCAAGACTTTGAGCTCTTTGTGGCTTGCTTCCACCATGAACGTTCATTTCATTGTCAAAGTGGACGATGACGTATATTTGCACGTCCCTAAGATGATTTCGTGGCTGAAAACGTCCTCTCTACCAGAGAAGCTATACGCCGGCGCTGTACAAGAAGGGATTAAATTAAATGTTATAAGAGATCCAAGGCATAAATGGTTCGTCAGCGAACAAATTTTCAACAACTCTTGGTTTCCTTCGTACTGTAACGGGCCCTATTATATTTTGTCCAAAAGCGCTCTTCTCGACTTACTTAAAGCCTCTTCCAATGAAGGCCTGACACCATTTCCTTTGGAGGACGCCTATATAGGAATATTGGCGAACAGAGTTGGAATCAGGCCTCTACAGCTTAATGGTAAACACGTCCTTATTAAAGGGGCAAGGGTGGCAATAAGATTAACAGATGATAAACTTAACCAGTTCTTCGCACTGGGACACGGGCTGTCCATTGAACGAATGGTCGAATTTCACAAAAGATTCACTAACTTGACCTTCACTTAA
- the LOC140944523 gene encoding uncharacterized protein, with product MLACSFVFVSHLFLLLSVKTGCLEYQRTVHVSLRGNDTKRCGSIKKPCRTITKAVTRVSWGGMVILDGSGTAKQPYDCAQLTTRAHHPGIRVTRSITMTSLPSTEAHVTCPKGFHFHGSNESFRMSLSGLSFSKTTLKFKDCGDVEIINCTLRKRHSDKTAGESAVVIRAQNISKVNVTIRDSVFQNNSLCVRINFEQRSLKKDRLFSLNVTKTKFLENGFHTKSPERGAIVFSTNEALKKFSQTIYLQITMNEVHCTGGGGHFLDVDLPTAVTTEAYHNINFERNHFMTSRSLYYSRVSRATVAFVGLQCVNNSEVRCITVQSFTNANRTIDLKVNGSRFYKNTTNQAPTLHVTGITAQSGTIYIFNTSFVRSEVAVSFTSNFKVHFEAVTVISSLHAVRIVVYDKTGMNDSNFCLYASFNNCTFRNNLMDVFGLLNKTIRVYLRVTNTVFDGKEIQEKHAKKDTFGIRIIIPLLDSQTPSKVNVEIENATFAGRPTNAFVFVAKGNKTITLRGCKFLDSFGLETNEWIMRKYKNLPGYMTGQGAFLFLFDSDKLIDTGCVKGGERNDTHAQWIYNSSVLVENTLFQNNFGCEAGAIQIINGYVKFRRCNFTDNFALSDTGHVYVGYGSAKVEFQNCAFKGTEREGTFKGISFTVGRFLHSESGGPIKIKNTSFDTKLSNRLVPQPILRIFFGGYFDIDQNSIIQCPVGSSLQFDNLTHFSYEGGQDSTFCRVNVTTESFNCVMCPSKMYSLQSGFSRGLSVIKGFRCLDCPFGAHCDGRNNIVAKRDFWGYKITNSSNFSSLAFVPCPEKYCHSQSHNHQNFNSCYGHRQGDLCGRCAPGFTESLFSPECRKADECRCNFQLWLFMAIYSIVLTFYLLKKPPLVRILKDQIFWFKRDRRQQNLEKEESEKGYVRITFYFYQIFDLLSTTSVETMMEKVPYISTTVAAFNFELHILDKNIGCPFAGLTAVTKEMFLSALVFVPIGHVFMIYCLNLVVYRILKKHKPLLVHYVAVAMEILLLGYERLAETSLRLLHCVPIGSELRLYYDGNVVCWQWWQHGLLAFNVIFVVPFVGVLYLGSGKLYKKTISWKQFIGACIAPLPFLIYWLLKRSNTSQSRNPAVENRYTRLSSHLGNGTSSHDSEECTNEISSILLGPFRPPNAHDQGTLYWESVLIGRRLVLLIFRAFIPNSMVCFLCMSVACVMMAVHHLIKKPFQDRTADKMETFSLVTLSCIAIINVTTATLASSAVRPEGPNESIIVVLRWIQVALLSFPFAVFALLILFALSSHLVRFVILLKRKIWKGRTPNAHLNERTSLLHM from the exons ATGTTGGCTTGTTCGTTTGTCTTCGTTTCTCATCTCTTTCTTCTCTTGAGCGTAAAAACAG GATGCCTCGAGTATCAAAGAACTGTCCACGTTTCTTTACGCGGAAACGACACCAAACGTTGTGGCTCCATTAAAAAGCCCTGTCGCACGATAACAAAGGCTGTTACCCGCGTGTCCTGGGGCGGGATGGTTATCCTGGACGGCAGTGGTACAGCAAAGCAACCATATGACTGCGCACAGTTAACCACGAGGGCCCATCATCCGGGAATCCGGGTAACAAGAAGCATCACAATGACCAGCTTACCATCAACAGAAGCCCACGTGACCTGTCCAAAAGGGTTTCATTTTCATGGATCAAACGAGTCTTTTCGTATGTCGTTAAGCGGCTTATCGTTCTCAAAAACGACTTTAAAATTTAAAGACTGTGGCGACGTGGAGATCATCAACTGTACTCTTCGAAAAAGGCATAGCGATAAAACTGCAGGGGAATCAGCCGTTGTTATTCGTGCGCAAAACATTTCGAAAGTAAATGTAACTATTCGAGACTCTGTCTTTCAAAACAACTCCCTGTGTGTTAGAATCAACTTTGAACAACGATCTCTCAAGAAAGACAGACTGTTTTCATTAAATGTGaccaaaacaaagtttttggaAAATGGCTTCCACACAAAGTCCCCTGAAAGGGGTGCTATAGTGTTTTCAACGAATGAAGCACTGAAGAAATTCTCTCAAACTATTTATCTGCAAATAACGATGAATGAGGTTCATTGCACTGGGGGCGGAGGTCATTTCTTGGATGTTGATTTGCCCACTGCTGTAACGACAGAAGCGTACCATAACATTAATTTTGAGCGCAATCATTTTATGACTTCCCGCAGCCTCTACTATTCCAGAGTGAGTAGGGCCACAGTCGCTTTTGTTGGTTTGCAGTGTGTAAATAACTCTGAAGTAAGATGTATCACGGTTCAAAGCTTTACAAACGCAAATAGAACGATCGACTTAAAAGTTAATGGGTCCCGCTTCTACAAGAATACAACGAATCAAGCCCCGACATTGCATGTTACAGGAATTACAGCTCAATCTGGAACAATTTACATCTTCAACACATCGTTTGTCCGTTCCGAAGTTGCAGTTAGCTTTACGTCGAATTTTAAAGTTCACTTTGAAGCTGTAACTGTGATTTCATCGTTACATGCGGTCCGAATTGTCGTATATGATAAGACTGGAATGAACGAcagcaatttttgtttatatgcGAGCTTTAACAACTGTACATTTCGAAATAATTTAATGGACGTGTTTGGTTTGCTAAACAAAACTATCCGAGTTTATCTTAGAGTAACCAACACCGTttttgacggcaaagaaatacaagaaaaacacGCGAAGAAGGATACATTTGGTATTCGCATCATCATCCCCCTTCTAGACAGTCAGACACCTTCGAAAGTAAACGTTGAAATAGAAAATGCAACCTTTGCAGGTCGACCAACTAATGCCTTTGTGTTTGTTGCCAAGGGAAACAAGACGATCACTCTGCGAGGCTGCAAGTTCCTTGACAGTTTCGGTCTAGAAACGAACGAGTGGATAatgagaaaatacaaaaatttgCCAGGGTATATGACTGGCCAGGgagcgtttctttttcttttcgactCCGATAAACTGATAGACACAGGATGTGTTAAAGGAGGGGAGAGAAACGACACCCATGCCCAATGGATTTACAACAGTAGTGTCCTTGTTGAAAACAcgctatttcaaaacaactttgGGTGTGAGGCGGGTGCGATTCAAATCATTAACGGTTATGTTAAGTTTCGAAGATGTAATTTCACAGATAATTTTGCCTTGAGCGACACAGGTCATGTATATGTTGGATACGGCAGTGCGAAGGTCGAGTTCCAGAACTGTGCTTTCAAGGGCACAGAAAGAGAAGGAACTTTCAAAGGCATTTCTTTTACAGTTGGCAGATTTTTGCATTCGGAAAGCGGAGGACCAATCAAGATAAAGAACACTTCTTTTGATACAAAGTTATCTAATAGGTTGGTACCTCAGCCCATTCTAAGAATATTTTTCGGTGGGTATTTCGATATCGACCAGAACTCCATCATACAATGCCCAGTGGGAAGCTCGCTTCAATTTGACAATTTGACCCACTTCAGTTACGAAGGTGGACAAGACAGTACATTTTGCCGTGTAAACGTGACAACTGAATCATTCAATTGCGTAATGTGCCCTTCAAAAATGTACAGCCTTCAAAGTGGATTCTCCAGAGGACTGTCCGTTATCAAAGGCTTCAGATGTCTTGACTGCCCATTTGGAGCCCACTGTGACGGACGCAACAATATTGTCGCTAAACGAGATTTTTGGGGTTACAAAATTACAAACTCGAGCAATTTCTCTTCACTGGCATTTGTGCCTTGTCCCGAGAAGTATTGCCATAGTCAAAGTCACAACCACCAGAACTTCAACAGTTGCTATGGTCACCGGCAAGGTGATCTTTGCGGAAGATGTGCTCCTGGTTTTACCGAATCACTGTTTTCACCCGAATGTCGAAAAGCTGACGAATGTAGATGTAATTTTCAACTCTGGCTTTTCATGGCAATCTATAGCATCGTTTTGACCTTCTACTTATTAAAGAAACCTCCTCTTGTCCGTATTCTGAAAGATCAAATTTTCTGGTTTAAAAGGGATCGACGTCAACAGAATCTCGAGAAAGAAGAAAGCGAGAAAGGTTATGTGAGAATAACGTTTTATTTCTACCAAATATTCGATTTGCTAAGCACCACATCTGTGGAAACAATGATGGAAAAAGTTCCGTACATTTCCACGACGGTCGCTGCTTTTAACTTTGAACTCCATATCCTGGACAAAAACATTGGCTGCCCCTTTGCTGGACTGACAGCCGTCACTAAGGAAATGTTTCTCTCCGCGCTGGTCTTTGTGCCCATAGGTCACGTGTTCATGATCTACTGTCTTAATTTGGTGGTTTACCGAATATTGAAGAAACACAAGCCTTTGTTGGTTCATTATGTGGCTGTTGCTATGGAAATCCTGTTGCTTGGTTACGAGCGTCTTGCAGAAACGTCACTTAGGTTACTGCACTGCGTTCCGATTGGGTCCGAACTGCGTCTTTACTACGATGGTAACGTTGTTTGCTGGCAATGGTGGCAGCACGGTCTTCTGgcttttaatgttattttcgtCGTTCCATTCGTCGGGGTTCTGTACCTGGGTTCTGGAAAGCTGTATAAAAAGACCATATCATGGAAACAGTTTATTGGTGCGTGTATTGCTCCTCTACCGTTTCTCATTTACTGGCTTTTAAAACGCTCAAACACAAGTCAGAGTAGGAACCCAGCCGTTGAGAATAGATACACCCGCCTTTCATCGCATCTTGGCAATGGAACCTCCTCACATGATAGCGAAGAATGCACAAATGAGATTTCCAGCATTTTGCTTGGCCCTTTCCGTCCACCTAATGCACATGATCAAGGGACGCTCTACTGGGAAagcgttctgattggtcgaaggCTTGTGCTTCTCATATTTCGCGCCTTTATTCCCAATTCCATGGTTTGTTTCTTGTGTATGTCAGTTGCCTGTGTTATGATGGCGGTTCATCATTTAATCAAGAAGCCATTCCAGGACCGTACAGCAGAtaaaatggaaactttttctcTGGTGACTTTGTCCTGTATTGCGATCATAAACGTGACAACAGCAACCCTTGCTTCCTCTGCAGTCCGCCCAGAAGGTCCAAACGAAAGCATCATTGTCGTCCTGCGGTGGATCCAAGTTGCCCTCCTCAGTTTTCCTTTCGCGGTGTTTGCGCTGTTGATCCTATTCGCGTTGTCGTCGCATCTTGTTCGATTTGTCATCTTACTGAAGCGAAAAATCTGGAAAGGCAGAACACCGAACGCCCATCTAAACGAGAGGACTTCCTTACTTCACATGTGA